From Scomber scombrus chromosome 6, fScoSco1.1, whole genome shotgun sequence, the proteins below share one genomic window:
- the si:dkey-30c15.13 gene encoding uncharacterized protein si:dkey-30c15.13 produces the protein MTENMFQEGLYQVYFKETHPLTTATNNKALCNVRIHRWFGTVVNTRLLVTGVGQILSALACILTTVTHACVSYNCAVSMTTPVWSSLFYVAAGCLTIEVQRKANKLKIITLVSLNLFSLLFGFSAILAISLISQQPAALNTNQQRAGSIVAKGTSIAFTALCLLLSVYTLFLSWRGLRRYSSPHIQAYSRISQDPDDTNEPLLEQVEYSL, from the exons ATGACGGAGAATATGTTTCAGGAGGGTCTATATCAGGTGTATTTTAAGGAGACCCACCCACTGACCACGGCTACCAATAATAAAGCCCTATGCAATGTGAGGATTCATCGTTGGTTCGGCACTGTGGTTAACACCAGACTTTTAGTCACTGGG GTGGGGCAGATCCTCAGTGCCTTAGCTTGCATACTAACCACAGTCACTCATGCATGTGTGAGCTACAACTGCGCTGTCTCTATGACAACACCTGTGTGGTCAAGCCTATTT TATGTGGCTGCTGGGTGTCTGACAATAGAGGTTCAGAGAAAAGCTAATAAATTAAAG ATCATCACGCTGGTTAGTCTGAACCTCTTTAGTCTACTGTTTGGATTCTCTGCTATTCTGGCCATCAGCCTAATTTCTCAACAACCAGCTGCACTAAACACAAACCAACAG CGTGCCGGTTCAATTGTTGCGAAGGGGACCTCCATAGCATTCACTGCACTGTGTTTGCTGCTCTCAGTCTACACACTCTTCCTGTCCTGGAGAGGCCTGCGTCGCTACAGTTCTCCCCATATTCAAGCATACAGCCGCATCTCACAG GATCCAGATGACACCAATGAGCCTCTGCTGGAACAGGTGGAATATAGTCTGTGA